In Methanomassiliicoccales archaeon, a genomic segment contains:
- a CDS encoding TldD/PmbA family protein: protein MEDVMQAAIERMRDQGAHFCDARRQRVGFLRIIVVDGSVRTLSRDTLGGLCLRARAGGSWGYASCSTLEKKEVLAAADKAAVNARVGTAKGVRIPERKAVQADFKPKIQKHPDQVPLEEKLSLVVDLDKAQRSDERIVNSNAMYLEQVKDSLVMDSFGSSIKWQEVRGRLMAQSVSSDGQRMEAFYKMVDGTGGYGLFQGTDVVAMGRSCAEEAIKMLKAKKCPSGYHTCITDPLISGLLAHEVMGHASEGDEIVKKRSFLSEVVGKQVASELVTMVDDGTVPGAYGSIPFDDEGTPSSRTTIIDHGVYKGYMHSLETAAEMDVPPTGNGRAESTSKRVFVRMTNTYFEAGDWKLEEMIEGVKFGVLTDRAISGMEDPVGGGFEAQVLRGFLIENGRITDMLKGFAVTGKALEILKTTDAVGKEVSLDGGTCGKGIEDFVPVSSGGPHCRSKAILGGG, encoded by the coding sequence ATGGAAGACGTCATGCAGGCCGCGATAGAACGCATGCGGGACCAGGGAGCGCATTTCTGCGATGCGCGCCGGCAGAGGGTCGGGTTCCTCCGCATCATCGTGGTGGACGGGTCGGTGCGCACCTTGTCCCGCGATACCCTGGGAGGACTGTGCCTGAGGGCCAGAGCTGGCGGCTCCTGGGGATATGCTTCATGCTCCACGCTGGAGAAGAAGGAGGTACTAGCTGCGGCGGACAAGGCGGCCGTCAACGCCCGGGTCGGAACGGCCAAAGGCGTGCGCATCCCGGAAAGAAAGGCGGTCCAGGCTGATTTCAAGCCCAAGATCCAGAAGCATCCGGACCAGGTCCCCCTGGAGGAGAAGTTGTCGCTCGTCGTTGATCTGGACAAGGCCCAGCGCAGTGATGAGCGCATCGTCAACTCCAACGCCATGTACCTGGAGCAAGTGAAGGACAGCCTGGTCATGGATTCCTTCGGTTCCAGCATCAAATGGCAAGAGGTCCGGGGGCGACTGATGGCTCAGTCCGTTTCCTCCGATGGTCAGAGGATGGAGGCCTTCTACAAGATGGTAGATGGAACGGGAGGCTATGGCCTGTTCCAGGGAACGGACGTCGTTGCCATGGGGCGGAGCTGCGCCGAGGAGGCGATCAAGATGCTGAAAGCCAAGAAATGCCCCTCCGGCTACCATACCTGTATCACTGACCCACTGATCTCCGGGCTGCTGGCACATGAGGTCATGGGCCATGCGTCGGAAGGCGATGAGATCGTCAAGAAGCGCTCGTTCCTCAGTGAGGTGGTGGGCAAGCAGGTCGCCAGCGAGCTCGTCACCATGGTGGACGATGGCACCGTGCCCGGAGCATATGGCAGCATACCGTTCGATGACGAAGGCACGCCCTCATCCAGAACGACCATAATCGACCATGGCGTGTACAAAGGATACATGCACAGTCTGGAGACGGCGGCGGAGATGGACGTGCCGCCGACGGGCAACGGCCGGGCGGAGAGCACCTCCAAGCGGGTGTTCGTGCGCATGACCAACACCTATTTCGAGGCGGGTGACTGGAAACTGGAAGAGATGATCGAAGGGGTGAAGTTCGGAGTACTGACCGATCGGGCCATCAGCGGCATGGAGGACCCGGTGGGCGGGGGTTTCGAGGCCCAGGTTCTTCGGGGCTTCCTCATCGAGAACGGACGGATCACCGATATGCTGAAGGGCTTCGCCGTCACGGGGAAAGCGCTGGAGATTCTCAAGACCACGGATGCCGTGGGGAAGGAGGTCAGCTTGGACGGGGGAACCTGCGGCAAGGGCATCGAGGACTTCGTCCCAGTGTCATCTGGCGGTCCTCACTGCCGCTCCAAGGCGATTCTGGGAGGGGGTTGA
- a CDS encoding archease — MRYELLEHTADVMLKAHGATLEECFENAAYALFDQMVHASRIEPRTEISFEVKGDDLESLLYAFLSEFLYIRDAKMLVLGQFRVRIEGFQLSCHAKGEKFDEKKHGRRHDVKAVTYHMLTVDQQEPSVTVLFDI, encoded by the coding sequence ATGCGCTACGAGCTCCTGGAACACACCGCCGACGTCATGCTCAAGGCCCACGGCGCCACCCTGGAGGAATGCTTCGAGAACGCGGCCTATGCGCTCTTCGACCAGATGGTGCACGCCTCTAGGATCGAGCCTCGGACGGAGATCTCCTTCGAGGTGAAGGGCGATGATCTGGAATCGCTGCTCTACGCCTTCCTCTCTGAATTCCTCTACATCCGGGACGCCAAGATGCTGGTGCTCGGCCAGTTCCGGGTGCGCATCGAGGGATTTCAGCTCTCTTGCCACGCCAAAGGAGAGAAGTTCGACGAGAAGAAACACGGACGGCGGCATGATGTGAAGGCGGTCACCTACCACATGCTGACGGTGGACCAGCAAGAGCCATCGGTCACGGTGCTGTTCGACATATGA
- the mvaD gene encoding diphosphomevalonate decarboxylase codes for MKASAMAYPIQGLIKYHGLKDEALRLPYHDSISVCTAPIRTLTTIEFGHQEDRAEFDGKAAKGRELERIKAVVDPLRTMAKEKSGFRMVSENSFPSNIGLGASASGFAALAVATVAALDLEMGLEEISRFARRGAGSASRAVTGGFSRWFAGTGDKDSHSRQLASPEHLDMGIVCALVPAKKFTDVAHREVASSPFFKARLEYVVEALDKMERAIYARDIDRICSLAETDTLLLHGITMTGIDELVLWRPETVKVILEVKQMRQDGLPVYFSIDTGATVYVNCRLEQVNEVRGRIEGLGLETLRCTVGGEAKLVPEHLF; via the coding sequence ATGAAAGCGTCTGCAATGGCCTATCCCATCCAGGGGCTGATCAAGTACCACGGGCTGAAGGACGAGGCCCTCCGTCTTCCGTATCACGATTCTATTTCCGTGTGCACGGCACCTATCCGCACCCTGACCACCATCGAGTTCGGCCATCAGGAGGACAGGGCGGAGTTCGACGGCAAGGCGGCCAAGGGGAGGGAGCTGGAACGGATCAAGGCCGTGGTCGATCCACTGAGGACCATGGCCAAGGAGAAGAGCGGCTTCCGCATGGTCTCGGAGAACAGCTTCCCTTCCAACATCGGTCTGGGGGCGAGCGCGTCGGGGTTCGCGGCCTTGGCGGTGGCCACGGTAGCGGCGTTGGACCTGGAAATGGGCCTGGAAGAGATCTCGCGCTTTGCGCGGAGGGGCGCTGGTTCGGCATCTCGGGCCGTCACGGGCGGCTTCTCGCGCTGGTTCGCAGGCACGGGGGATAAGGATAGCCACTCCCGGCAACTGGCTTCCCCGGAGCATCTGGACATGGGGATCGTCTGCGCTCTGGTCCCGGCCAAGAAGTTCACCGACGTCGCGCACCGTGAGGTTGCGTCTTCCCCCTTCTTCAAGGCCCGGCTCGAATACGTGGTCGAGGCGCTTGACAAGATGGAAAGGGCGATCTACGCCCGGGACATCGACCGCATATGCTCGCTGGCAGAGACGGACACCCTTCTGCTCCATGGCATAACCATGACCGGCATCGACGAACTGGTGCTCTGGCGCCCCGAGACCGTCAAAGTGATCTTGGAAGTGAAGCAGATGCGCCAGGATGGATTGCCGGTCTACTTCTCCATCGATACCGGTGCAACGGTCTACGTTAACTGCCGCCTGGAGCAGGTGAACGAGGTCCGGGGCCGCATCGAGGGATTGGGCCTCGAGACGCTCCGATGTACCGTGGGCGGTGAGGCCAAGTTGGTGCCCGAGCACCTCTTCTGA
- the nadX gene encoding aspartate dehydrogenase → MRLLIIGCGSIGNVLARAAEDMPEVDRMYITDKNEQRAEARAKEYSKAKLTRYDDDIILRIMDEVDLVIEAASQDAAKKFAPMCLERGRDIMVMSVGAFHDDAFRERCFQLARQKGGRLYIPSGAVCGTDGLRSAQGRIDEVHLITTKGPGSFQDVPYLKEKGIDVNGLKGSTILFEGPAREAVRLFPKNVNVAATVSLLALGFENTKVTLVCDSRTEVNSHLILAKGPFGEIRAEIHNTPFPGNPATSYLAALSAVAALKSIATNVWIGV, encoded by the coding sequence ATGCGTCTGCTCATCATCGGATGCGGTTCCATCGGCAATGTCCTGGCCAGGGCGGCGGAGGACATGCCGGAGGTGGACCGCATGTACATCACCGACAAGAACGAGCAGCGGGCCGAGGCGCGGGCCAAGGAGTATTCCAAGGCCAAGCTGACCCGCTATGACGATGACATCATCCTTAGGATCATGGACGAGGTCGATCTGGTCATCGAGGCGGCGAGCCAGGATGCGGCCAAGAAGTTCGCCCCCATGTGCTTGGAGCGAGGTCGGGACATAATGGTCATGAGCGTTGGGGCGTTCCATGACGACGCCTTTCGCGAACGATGCTTCCAGCTGGCGCGGCAGAAAGGCGGGCGCTTGTACATCCCCTCCGGCGCGGTCTGCGGGACGGATGGCCTACGCTCCGCCCAAGGGCGAATAGACGAGGTGCATCTCATCACCACCAAGGGCCCAGGAAGCTTCCAGGACGTGCCTTATCTCAAGGAGAAGGGGATCGACGTCAACGGTCTCAAGGGAAGCACCATTCTCTTCGAGGGTCCGGCGCGAGAAGCCGTCCGGCTGTTCCCCAAGAACGTGAACGTGGCGGCCACGGTCAGCCTTCTGGCCTTGGGGTTCGAGAACACCAAGGTCACCCTGGTCTGCGATTCAAGGACCGAGGTGAATTCGCATCTCATCCTGGCCAAGGGTCCGTTCGGAGAGATCCGAGCGGAGATACACAACACCCCGTTCCCTGGGAATCCGGCCACCAGCTACCTGGCCGCGCTGTCGGCGGTGGCGGCCTTGAAGAGCATCGCCACCAACGTGTGGATCGGGGTATGA
- a CDS encoding hydantoinase/oxoprolinase family protein: MNLGLGIDTGGTYTDSVIIDLSSGKILSKAKALTTRNDLAIGILNSIDKLDRSTFEHVQLVSVSSTLATNSVVEGKGCRVGLIVVGHEFNRAIPVDELVEIVGGHNLMGDEKDPLDTDAAREFVEKTRDKVDGYAVSSYLSVRNPEHEIALKEMMQSVTEHPVVCGHELSSRLGFHERTLTAVLNAKLIPIISDLLLSVKKVLAEHKIDAPLMIVKGDGSLMGEVVAKERPVETILSGPAASLTGAKYLTKEENAVVIDVGGTTTDIGILRNGRPRLDPEGAMIGGWRTRVRAADISTSGIGGDSRIVVHNMKTYLSPLRVVPLCIAQSMYPMIKPKLLKARESKQRPQAAHTELGAVNQITEFFIFSREIKGFELSLEEQRLVELVKQEPRSINEVSEITGVHPFSYNIRRLEELGLVQRIGLTPTDILHTMGSYVEYDPEPSKIAVEIQAKALETTPEKLCADVKRMVIEKIATELLKKLVYEETSETTYCKVAGDFFDKFVNLADGIDYSCRLKLNKKIIGIGAPVEAYLPQVADKFQTELILPTHMEVGNAVGAITGSIIETVEILVRPKPGLGVMENPACLYFSPTEKREFESLTDAIEYARLDGGKMVRKRAELAGAENIEVVLERDDMRASMGSEWGGDVLLETRLLITAVGKPRQFHEVRR, from the coding sequence ATGAACTTGGGACTAGGAATAGACACTGGGGGCACCTACACCGACTCAGTCATTATCGACCTTTCCAGCGGCAAGATCCTTAGCAAGGCCAAGGCGCTCACCACGCGCAACGACCTGGCCATCGGAATACTGAATTCCATAGACAAACTGGACCGAAGCACGTTCGAACACGTTCAGCTGGTGTCCGTTTCCTCTACTCTGGCCACGAACTCCGTGGTGGAGGGCAAAGGCTGCCGGGTGGGCCTGATCGTGGTGGGGCATGAGTTCAACCGGGCCATCCCGGTGGACGAATTGGTGGAGATCGTCGGGGGTCACAACCTCATGGGGGACGAGAAGGACCCCTTGGATACCGACGCAGCTAGGGAGTTCGTGGAGAAGACCAGGGACAAGGTGGACGGCTACGCCGTGTCGAGCTACCTGAGCGTGCGCAACCCCGAGCACGAGATTGCCCTCAAGGAGATGATGCAGTCCGTGACCGAGCACCCCGTGGTCTGCGGTCACGAGCTCTCTTCCCGACTGGGCTTCCACGAGCGCACTCTGACCGCGGTCCTCAACGCCAAGCTCATCCCCATCATCTCGGACCTGTTACTTTCGGTGAAGAAGGTCCTGGCAGAGCACAAGATCGATGCTCCATTGATGATCGTCAAGGGTGACGGTTCGCTCATGGGCGAGGTGGTGGCCAAGGAGAGACCGGTGGAGACCATCCTCTCCGGTCCGGCCGCCAGTCTCACTGGGGCCAAGTACCTGACCAAGGAAGAGAACGCGGTGGTGATCGACGTCGGAGGCACGACCACCGACATTGGCATTTTGCGCAACGGACGTCCCCGCCTGGACCCCGAAGGCGCCATGATCGGCGGCTGGAGGACCAGGGTGAGGGCGGCGGACATCTCCACCTCTGGAATAGGAGGGGACAGCCGGATCGTCGTGCACAACATGAAGACTTATCTCTCCCCTCTGCGGGTCGTGCCATTGTGCATCGCCCAGTCCATGTATCCCATGATCAAGCCCAAGCTGCTGAAGGCTCGCGAAAGCAAGCAGAGGCCGCAGGCGGCGCACACCGAGCTGGGGGCGGTGAACCAGATCACGGAGTTCTTCATCTTCTCCCGGGAGATCAAAGGCTTCGAGCTCAGCCTGGAGGAGCAAAGGCTGGTGGAGCTGGTGAAGCAAGAACCACGTTCCATAAACGAGGTCAGCGAGATCACCGGCGTGCATCCCTTCTCATACAACATCCGCCGGCTGGAGGAGCTCGGCCTGGTGCAGAGGATCGGCCTCACGCCCACGGACATACTGCATACCATGGGCAGCTACGTTGAGTACGATCCAGAGCCTTCGAAGATAGCGGTGGAGATCCAGGCCAAGGCGCTGGAGACGACGCCGGAGAAGCTGTGCGCCGACGTGAAACGCATGGTCATCGAGAAGATCGCCACCGAACTGCTCAAGAAGCTGGTCTATGAGGAGACCTCCGAGACCACCTACTGCAAGGTTGCAGGAGACTTCTTCGACAAGTTCGTGAACCTGGCGGACGGGATCGATTACTCTTGCAGGCTCAAGCTCAACAAGAAGATCATCGGGATCGGCGCTCCGGTGGAAGCGTACCTTCCGCAAGTAGCGGACAAGTTCCAGACCGAGCTCATACTGCCAACGCACATGGAGGTCGGCAATGCCGTGGGAGCGATCACCGGCAGCATCATCGAGACGGTCGAGATACTGGTGCGGCCGAAGCCCGGATTGGGCGTAATGGAGAACCCCGCCTGCCTGTACTTCTCTCCTACGGAGAAGAGGGAGTTCGAATCGTTGACCGATGCCATCGAGTACGCCCGCCTGGACGGCGGGAAGATGGTGCGAAAGCGCGCTGAGCTCGCTGGAGCGGAGAACATCGAGGTGGTGCTGGAGCGCGACGACATGCGGGCGAGCATGGGCTCGGAGTGGGGCGGGGACGTTCTGCTGGAGACCAGGCTCCTCATCACCGCCGTGGGCAAGCCCCGGCAGTTCCATGAGGTGAGGCGCTAG
- a CDS encoding carbohydrate kinase family protein, which translates to MMDAVGVGALNLDLIYQVSSLSLGDRAFKPGAETFGTSRQLSELIPKLGQRGELRGCSGGGSAANTIYALARMGFATGFVGVVGEDEGADIILKGMKGVDLQRVRRQGESGVCLSLIAEEDRALMVCPNANDRLVINEHDIEYVNRFRLVHMSSFVADEGLRQQVKAAKRLSDQTILSFAPGELYARRGRKALRSLLERSDVLFVNEREVWHLTGKKDELEAVEELHEEGVSTVACTLGGKGSLVMTEQGLIKVPAIKADVVDKTGGGDVYAAGFLAGMLLEWKPRDCACFGAKVAAKSIGGVGRSAYPEERDVQDHVREMKGRRKEC; encoded by the coding sequence ATGATGGACGCGGTGGGCGTCGGTGCACTGAACCTGGACCTCATCTACCAGGTCAGCTCGCTCTCCTTGGGCGACCGGGCCTTCAAACCGGGAGCCGAGACCTTCGGCACTTCCAGACAGCTCTCCGAACTGATCCCTAAGCTAGGGCAGCGGGGGGAGCTTCGAGGATGCAGCGGCGGGGGTTCCGCGGCCAACACCATCTATGCCTTGGCGAGAATGGGGTTCGCCACTGGCTTCGTGGGCGTGGTGGGCGAGGACGAAGGTGCGGATATCATTTTGAAGGGGATGAAGGGCGTCGACCTCCAGAGGGTCCGACGCCAAGGGGAGAGCGGGGTATGTCTCTCGCTCATAGCCGAGGAGGACCGCGCGCTAATGGTCTGCCCGAACGCCAACGATCGTCTGGTCATCAACGAACACGATATCGAATACGTAAACCGCTTCCGCCTGGTGCACATGAGCTCTTTCGTGGCGGACGAAGGGCTGCGCCAGCAGGTGAAGGCTGCCAAGCGCCTTTCGGACCAGACCATCCTTTCCTTCGCCCCGGGGGAGCTCTACGCCCGAAGGGGAAGAAAGGCCCTCCGGTCTTTGTTGGAGCGCTCGGACGTGCTCTTCGTGAACGAGCGCGAGGTCTGGCATCTCACTGGAAAGAAGGACGAACTGGAGGCCGTGGAGGAGCTGCATGAAGAGGGGGTGAGCACCGTCGCCTGCACCCTGGGAGGCAAGGGATCGCTGGTGATGACCGAACAAGGGCTCATCAAGGTGCCAGCCATCAAGGCGGATGTTGTGGACAAGACCGGGGGTGGGGACGTCTACGCCGCCGGATTCCTTGCTGGCATGCTTCTGGAATGGAAGCCCCGTGACTGCGCTTGCTTCGGCGCGAAGGTGGCCGCCAAGAGCATTGGCGGGGTGGGCAGGAGCGCCTATCCCGAAGAGAGGGATGTTCAAGACCACGTAAGGGAGATGAAGGGGAGACGGAAGGAATGCTGA
- a CDS encoding phosphoribosylglycinamide formyltransferase, protein MLRLGWFSSGRDEAARNILSTVIRKKEEGVLDASAAFVFCNWDENEEPQHPDYVERKKFFELVHDHGIPLITLSWKRFRAEMKGGTKDEWRAAYGEKMRTLIYGYPFELGVLAGYALGMDSDTCTRFDLLNLHPALPGGPSGSKQEVIHRIIATGSDRHGAMMHLRKPDREEGPALTFCSFSLSTPEYKKLWQEQDAKIGKLSVDLLPKDEIEAGPLFKRMRADGEKRELPLVTFTIKLFADGSVTVRNGKLYEEGRPLNGPYDLTLAVDEAIARGEF, encoded by the coding sequence ATGCTGAGATTGGGTTGGTTCTCCTCCGGCCGGGACGAAGCGGCCCGAAACATTCTCAGCACGGTCATTCGTAAGAAGGAGGAAGGGGTGCTGGACGCCTCCGCGGCATTCGTCTTCTGCAATTGGGACGAGAACGAGGAACCTCAGCATCCAGACTACGTGGAGCGGAAGAAGTTCTTCGAGCTGGTGCACGACCATGGCATCCCGCTCATCACCCTTTCCTGGAAGCGTTTCCGGGCCGAGATGAAGGGCGGGACCAAGGACGAATGGCGCGCCGCCTATGGCGAGAAGATGCGTACCTTGATCTATGGATATCCGTTCGAACTGGGTGTGCTAGCTGGGTACGCGCTAGGGATGGACAGCGATACCTGCACCCGCTTCGACCTCCTGAACCTGCATCCTGCTCTGCCAGGAGGACCGAGCGGTTCCAAGCAGGAGGTCATCCATAGAATCATCGCCACCGGGTCCGACCGGCATGGAGCGATGATGCACCTGCGCAAGCCGGACCGGGAGGAGGGACCGGCCCTGACCTTCTGTTCCTTTTCCCTTAGCACCCCCGAATACAAGAAGCTCTGGCAGGAGCAGGACGCGAAGATCGGCAAACTGTCAGTTGACCTCCTGCCCAAGGACGAGATCGAGGCGGGTCCCTTGTTCAAAAGGATGCGGGCGGACGGAGAGAAGCGGGAGCTGCCGTTGGTCACCTTCACCATCAAGCTCTTCGCGGACGGAAGCGTGACGGTCCGCAACGGAAAACTTTACGAGGAAGGCCGTCCCTTGAACGGGCCATACGACCTGACCCTGGCGGTCGATGAGGCGATCGCCCGGGGCGAGTTCTGA
- a CDS encoding Xaa-Pro peptidase family protein, with amino-acid sequence MKERILRIFENVPKDLDAVAIINDVEPNLDINFFYATGATSGLFEGCVVLLWPDGRSEMFVSILEETSARSTDAELYVFKNRVEREQMLKDALKKTKRLGVSGSGLTLRQLSDLKKFTEAEVVDVWKSIETVRAVKDKAEIEHLRQACLITSEVADLIPGMLHEGLREYEAAAEINYLMQKKGASAPSFSTNASFGANAAEPHHVPGEDQLRKGQCALFDFGALCHRYGSDLTRTYYFHSVDRRQRRMYEVVLEAQRLGIECMREGAKGKDVDSTARRVIESSEFKGLFNHSLGHGLGLSVHDGIKMSQESDLVLKENMVLTVEPGVYAAGEGGVRIEDVVLVTKNGCEVLTNAKKELKVI; translated from the coding sequence ATGAAGGAACGCATCCTCCGCATTTTCGAGAACGTCCCGAAGGACCTGGACGCGGTCGCGATCATCAACGATGTAGAACCGAATCTCGACATCAACTTCTTCTACGCCACCGGTGCCACATCTGGTCTCTTCGAAGGTTGCGTGGTACTGCTTTGGCCGGACGGCCGGTCGGAGATGTTCGTCTCGATTCTGGAGGAGACCAGCGCCCGATCCACCGATGCCGAGCTTTACGTGTTCAAGAACCGGGTGGAGAGAGAGCAGATGCTCAAGGACGCCCTGAAGAAGACAAAAAGGCTGGGGGTGAGCGGTTCTGGATTGACCCTTCGTCAGCTGAGCGACCTTAAGAAGTTCACCGAGGCGGAGGTGGTGGACGTCTGGAAGAGCATCGAGACCGTCCGGGCGGTGAAGGACAAGGCGGAGATAGAGCACCTGCGCCAAGCCTGCCTCATCACCTCCGAGGTGGCCGACCTCATCCCAGGGATGTTGCATGAGGGGTTGAGAGAATACGAGGCGGCGGCGGAGATCAACTACTTGATGCAGAAGAAGGGAGCCAGCGCCCCCTCTTTCAGTACTAACGCCTCCTTCGGTGCGAACGCGGCGGAACCGCACCATGTCCCGGGGGAAGATCAGCTGCGCAAGGGTCAGTGCGCGCTATTCGATTTCGGAGCGCTATGCCATCGCTACGGTTCCGATCTCACCCGTACCTACTACTTCCACTCCGTTGATAGGAGGCAGAGACGCATGTACGAGGTGGTGCTCGAGGCTCAGAGGCTGGGCATCGAGTGCATGCGCGAAGGAGCGAAGGGCAAGGACGTGGATTCCACCGCCCGCCGGGTCATCGAAAGCTCCGAGTTCAAGGGGCTTTTCAATCACTCCCTAGGCCACGGCCTGGGGCTGTCCGTGCACGATGGGATAAAGATGTCCCAGGAGAGCGACCTCGTCCTGAAGGAGAACATGGTGCTCACGGTCGAGCCAGGAGTGTACGCGGCTGGAGAGGGCGGCGTGCGCATAGAGGACGTGGTGCTCGTTACCAAGAACGGCTGTGAGGTCCTCACAAACGCGAAGAAGGAATTGAAGGTGATCTGA
- a CDS encoding HAD hydrolase family protein, with the protein MDFEGLEEVIAYEGKQFVTDLEGPITRNDNALELCEKYLERGARFFALISRYDDVLADVLHRSGYKADDKLRLVLPFLKAHGATDHAVLEFSKQHVAILPGADKAMRFIPELMASFIVSTSYEHYVSAVCDRLGFPFENVFCTRVSLDQTHMEDWEAKNIQTMAEEIAAMPLIDIPAGAKTLKDFTSRDQKTILRLDDIFWTEITDLPSFRLMMEVNPIGGEEKAAAIVDICKKTGIGIEDTMYVGDSITDVQALRMVKRGGGLAVAFNGNSHAVREADLAVLSKNAVVTSVLAETFFRGGKDASLELVDHWDAAGIKRSGVVHDYLIKELERTFPGGLPKVERVMTRNLEDLISRSTRFRRTINGEAIKSIG; encoded by the coding sequence GTGGACTTCGAGGGGTTGGAGGAAGTCATCGCCTACGAGGGCAAACAGTTCGTCACCGACCTAGAGGGGCCGATCACCAGGAACGACAACGCCTTGGAGCTGTGTGAGAAGTACCTGGAACGAGGAGCGAGATTCTTCGCCCTCATCAGCCGGTACGACGATGTACTGGCGGACGTGCTGCACCGCTCCGGCTACAAGGCGGATGACAAGCTTCGCCTCGTGCTCCCTTTCCTCAAGGCCCACGGCGCTACGGACCACGCCGTGTTGGAGTTCTCGAAGCAGCACGTAGCCATCCTCCCAGGCGCGGACAAGGCTATGCGTTTCATCCCCGAGCTCATGGCCTCCTTCATCGTGTCCACGAGCTACGAGCACTACGTGAGCGCGGTCTGCGATCGCCTCGGTTTTCCCTTCGAGAACGTTTTCTGCACCAGGGTCTCCCTGGACCAGACGCACATGGAGGATTGGGAGGCGAAGAACATCCAGACCATGGCGGAGGAGATCGCCGCTATGCCTTTGATCGATATTCCGGCCGGGGCGAAGACGCTCAAGGATTTCACTTCGAGGGACCAGAAGACCATCCTCCGCCTGGACGACATATTCTGGACCGAGATCACCGACCTGCCCTCCTTCCGTCTGATGATGGAAGTGAACCCTATAGGTGGGGAGGAGAAGGCGGCCGCCATCGTGGACATCTGCAAGAAGACTGGCATCGGCATCGAGGATACGATGTATGTTGGAGATAGCATCACCGACGTGCAGGCGCTGCGCATGGTCAAACGGGGAGGCGGTCTGGCGGTGGCCTTCAACGGCAACTCCCACGCGGTCAGGGAGGCCGATCTGGCCGTGCTCTCGAAGAACGCGGTGGTCACGTCCGTGCTCGCCGAGACCTTCTTCCGGGGGGGAAAGGATGCCTCCCTGGAACTCGTTGATCACTGGGACGCCGCTGGCATCAAGCGTTCCGGGGTGGTCCATGATTACCTAATCAAAGAATTGGAGCGCACCTTCCCAGGCGGACTGCCGAAAGTGGAGCGGGTGATGACGAGGAACCTGGAGGACCTCATTTCTCGGAGCACCCGGTTCCGCCGGACGATCAATGGTGAGGCCATCAAAAGCATAGGCTGA